In Ipomoea triloba cultivar NCNSP0323 chromosome 15, ASM357664v1, one genomic interval encodes:
- the LOC116006897 gene encoding E3 ubiquitin-protein ligase RGLG3-like isoform X1 → MINSFCRKLGENSEDLQMGGQQSTEQSYYYSYSSASECQPTVTSSSYHARNEFQQKYQTIGDNFTSLDQVVETLREAGLESSNLIVGIDFTKSNQWTGAKCFNRRSLHHLGNDLNPYEHAISIIGRTLTVFDEDNLIPCFGFGDVTTHDQDVFSFYPDNRPCNGFEEALTRYREIVPHIHLSGPTSFAPIIETAIGIVDDSGGQYHVLLIIADGQVPQNEGMDSYHPSPQERNTIDAIVKASGYPLSIVLVGVGDGPWDMMRKFDDSIPARSFDNFQFVNFTEIMSKNVPQTQKEAEFALAALMEIPQQYQATLSLGLLGNQRGNLGKKPLPPKLGRPMSYPDYFFKSRSLENNGDKQLPGSAGTRSNAIQCCCPVCSCRKKDLALGCGHQTCYDCGRDLTCCPTCGMHITTRIRLL, encoded by the exons ATGATCAATAGTTTCTGCAGAAAATTGGGAGAAAACAGTGAAGATCTTCAAATGGGAGGGCAGCAAAGCACAGAGCAGAGTTACTACTACAGCTATAGCAGTGCCAGTGAGTGTCAACCAACTGTCACCTCTTCATCTTACCATGCCAGAAATGAATTTCAGCAGAAGTACCAAACAATTGGTGACAATTTTACTTCTCTTGATCAG GTGGTAGAGACTCTACGCGAAGCTGGTCTGGAATCATCCAATCTGATAGTGGGGATAGACTTCACAAAGAGCAATCAGTGGACCGGAGCAAAATGTTTCAACCGGAGGAGCCTGCATCACCTTGGCAACGACTTGAACCCTTATGAACACGCAATATCAATCATAGGAAGGACACTCACAGTTTTTGATGAGGATAACCTTATTCCATGTTTTGGATTTGGAGATG TAACTACACATGATCAGGATGTGTTCAGCTTTTATCCAGACAACAGGCCCTGCAATGGCTTTGAGGAGGCTTTGACTCGTTACAGAGAAATAGTTCCACACATCCATTTATCAG GACCGACATCCTTTGCCCCAATAATTGAAACTGCTATTGGAATTGTTGATGACAGTGGTGGTCAGTATCATGTTTTGCTGATAATTGCAGATGGGCAG GTACCGCAAAATGAAGGCATGGATTCATATCATCCAAGTCCTCAAGAACGGAACACAATTGATGCCATTGTCAAAGCAAG tGGCTATCCTCTGTCAATAGTTTTGGTTGGAGTTGGTGATGGACCATGGGATATGATGAGGAAGTTTGATGACAGCATTCCTGCTCGGAGTTTTGATAACTTTCAG TTTGTGAACTTCACAGAGATTATGTCGAAGAATGTTCCACAAACCCAGAAAGAAGCCGAGTTTGCTCTCGCTGCGCTTATGGAGATACCTCAGCAGTACCAGGCAACATTAAGCCTTGGACTCTTGGG AAACCAAAGAGGGAATCTGGGAAAGAAGCCTTTGCCACCCAAACTTGGGAGACCTATGAGCTACCCAGATTACTTCTTCAAGTCAAGAAGCCTGGAAAACAATGGTGATAAACAATTACCCGGTTCTGCAGGAACAAGGTCAAATGCTATACAGTGCTGCTGTCCAGTTTGCTCGTGCCGGAAAAAAGACCTCGCATTGGGTTGTGGACATCAG ACATGCTATGATTGCGGGAGAGACCTCACCTGCTGCCCAACTTGCGGAATGCATATTACCACCAGGATAAGACTTCTCTGA
- the LOC116006897 gene encoding E3 ubiquitin-protein ligase RGLG1-like isoform X2, which yields MGGQQSTEQSYYYSYSSASECQPTVTSSSYHARNEFQQKYQTIGDNFTSLDQVVETLREAGLESSNLIVGIDFTKSNQWTGAKCFNRRSLHHLGNDLNPYEHAISIIGRTLTVFDEDNLIPCFGFGDVTTHDQDVFSFYPDNRPCNGFEEALTRYREIVPHIHLSGPTSFAPIIETAIGIVDDSGGQYHVLLIIADGQVPQNEGMDSYHPSPQERNTIDAIVKASGYPLSIVLVGVGDGPWDMMRKFDDSIPARSFDNFQFVNFTEIMSKNVPQTQKEAEFALAALMEIPQQYQATLSLGLLGNQRGNLGKKPLPPKLGRPMSYPDYFFKSRSLENNGDKQLPGSAGTRSNAIQCCCPVCSCRKKDLALGCGHQTCYDCGRDLTCCPTCGMHITTRIRLL from the exons ATGGGAGGGCAGCAAAGCACAGAGCAGAGTTACTACTACAGCTATAGCAGTGCCAGTGAGTGTCAACCAACTGTCACCTCTTCATCTTACCATGCCAGAAATGAATTTCAGCAGAAGTACCAAACAATTGGTGACAATTTTACTTCTCTTGATCAG GTGGTAGAGACTCTACGCGAAGCTGGTCTGGAATCATCCAATCTGATAGTGGGGATAGACTTCACAAAGAGCAATCAGTGGACCGGAGCAAAATGTTTCAACCGGAGGAGCCTGCATCACCTTGGCAACGACTTGAACCCTTATGAACACGCAATATCAATCATAGGAAGGACACTCACAGTTTTTGATGAGGATAACCTTATTCCATGTTTTGGATTTGGAGATG TAACTACACATGATCAGGATGTGTTCAGCTTTTATCCAGACAACAGGCCCTGCAATGGCTTTGAGGAGGCTTTGACTCGTTACAGAGAAATAGTTCCACACATCCATTTATCAG GACCGACATCCTTTGCCCCAATAATTGAAACTGCTATTGGAATTGTTGATGACAGTGGTGGTCAGTATCATGTTTTGCTGATAATTGCAGATGGGCAG GTACCGCAAAATGAAGGCATGGATTCATATCATCCAAGTCCTCAAGAACGGAACACAATTGATGCCATTGTCAAAGCAAG tGGCTATCCTCTGTCAATAGTTTTGGTTGGAGTTGGTGATGGACCATGGGATATGATGAGGAAGTTTGATGACAGCATTCCTGCTCGGAGTTTTGATAACTTTCAG TTTGTGAACTTCACAGAGATTATGTCGAAGAATGTTCCACAAACCCAGAAAGAAGCCGAGTTTGCTCTCGCTGCGCTTATGGAGATACCTCAGCAGTACCAGGCAACATTAAGCCTTGGACTCTTGGG AAACCAAAGAGGGAATCTGGGAAAGAAGCCTTTGCCACCCAAACTTGGGAGACCTATGAGCTACCCAGATTACTTCTTCAAGTCAAGAAGCCTGGAAAACAATGGTGATAAACAATTACCCGGTTCTGCAGGAACAAGGTCAAATGCTATACAGTGCTGCTGTCCAGTTTGCTCGTGCCGGAAAAAAGACCTCGCATTGGGTTGTGGACATCAG ACATGCTATGATTGCGGGAGAGACCTCACCTGCTGCCCAACTTGCGGAATGCATATTACCACCAGGATAAGACTTCTCTGA
- the LOC116006895 gene encoding glucan endo-1,3-beta-glucosidase 6, whose translation MAKRWSILCLLFAAVAVLLAAAPAESAIGVNWGTITLHKLSPPTVVDLLRDNHIRKVKLFDADPGVLRALMGSGIEVMVGIPNEMLALISSSSSAADSWVSQNLTRYMVRGGVNIKYVAVGNEPFLTSYSGQYQSYVLPALTNLQQSLSRANLVGAVKLVVPCNADAYESAALPSQGTFRSDLTQIMTQLVSFLNSNGSPFVVNIYPFLSLYGNSDFPEDYAFFDGTAHPVVDGPNVYYNAFDGNFDTLVSALSKIGYGQMPIVIGEVGWPTDGAISANLTAAKAFNQGLAYHVLGNKGTPLRPGVPPMDVYLFSLLDEDGKSVLPGNFERHWGIFSFDGQAKYQLNLGNGQLKNAKDVQYLPFRWCIAKPDRDPSAVDNHFRIACSFADCTTLNYGGSCNGIGAKGNISYAFNSYYQLQKQNPQSCDFDGVGMVTFLDPSIGECRFLVGVEDGKSSGFSLQTRWIITVLIIVGGFWLSFTI comes from the exons ATGGCGAAACGCTGGAGCATTCTCTGCCTCCTGTTCGCGGCGGTGGCAGTGCTGCTTGCCGCTGCTCCGGCCGAGTCGGCGATCGGTGTCAACTGGGGTACCATCACCCTGCACAAGCTGTCGCCGCCCACCGTGGTGGATCTCCTCAGGGACAACCATATACGGAAGGTGAAACTGTTCGATGCCGACCCGGGTGTGCTCAGGGCGCTCATGGGTAGTGGGATTGAGGTCATGGTTGGAATTCCCAACGAGATGCTCGCCCTcatttcctcttcttcctccgCTGCGGATTCATGGGTTTCCCAGAATCTCACCAGATACATGGTTAGAGGTGGTGTTAATATTAA GTATGTTGCAGTTGGGAATGAACCTTTCCTTACAAGTTACTCTGGTCAATACCAATCCTATGTTCTCCCTGCTCTCACAAATTTACAACAGTCTTTATCCAGAGCAAATCTTGTGGGGGCTGTAAAGCTGGTTGTCCCTTGCAATGCTGATGCATATGAGTCTGCTGCCCTGCCATCACAAGGGACCTTCCGATCAGATCTGACCCAAATAATGACTCAGCTTGTTTCATTCCTGAACTCTAATGGTTCACCATTCGTTGTTAATATATACCCATTCCTCAGCCTCTATGGAAATTCAGACTTTCCTGAAGACTATGCATTTTTTGACGGGACAGCACATCCAGTGGTGGATGGTCCAAATGTCTATTATAATGCATTTGATGGAAACTTTGACACTTTAGTTTCAGCTCTCTCCAAAATTGGGTATGGTCAGATGCCCATAGTTATTGGAGAGGTGGGTTGGCCTACAGACGGAGCTATTAGTGCCAACCTAACTGCTGCAAAAGCTTTCAACCAAGGTCTAGCATATCATGTGCTTGGCAACAAAGGAACCCCTCTGAGGCCGGGGGTTCCTCCTATGGATGTTTATCTTTTTAGTCTCCTTGATGAAGATGGAAAAAGCGTTCTTCCTGGCAATTTTGAGAGACACTGGGGCATATTCTCTTTTGATGGCCAGGCAAAGTATCAATTGAACCTTGGCAATGGTCAGTTGAAGAATGCCAAAGATGTCCAGTATCTTCCATTTAGGTGGTGCATCGCAAAACCAGATAGAGATCCTTCAGCTGTGGATAACCACTTCAGAATTGCATGTAGCTTTGCCGATTGCACTACCCTGAACTATGGTGGATCGTGTAACGGGATTGGAGCAAAGGGAAACATATCATATGCATTTAACAGTTATTATCAGTTGCAAAAGCAGAATCCACAAAGCTGTGATTTTGATGGGGTCGGGATGGTCACTTTCCTGGATCCTTCAATTGGTGAATGCCGATTTCTTGTTGGGGTTGAAGATGGCAAATCTTCAGGATTTAGCTTGCAAACCAGGTGGATTATAACAGTACTGATAATTGTTGGGGGTTTCTGGTTATCTTTTACTATATGA